The DNA window TCTCCTGATTGGCACGATCCTGTGAGAGCAGGCATGCGCAAATGGCTTCAGCGAAAGTCCCCCGCACTAGCACCAGATGCGATTCCGTTCGCAGACTTCTTCCAATTGACACTGATGCTCCAGCTTGAAGTGTTTGTCGATGGCTTTATCTCTAACCTTCCCGACGTCCTACGAAAGCTTCgtgtggaggaggatgagcaaCGCCAATCCAGCCAGACTCACGAGCAGGATCTCGATCTCGAAAGATTCTTGTTGGTCATTGCGTACGCTTATGAGGGCCGACCCGATGCTGCTATGAATTTTTGGTCCGATCCAGACAGTAACCTGGCTGGCTTCATGCATTGGGCTTCTCGTAGAGCGTCAACACCTCTGGTAACAGCTTTCTGCGAGATGCTTCAGGCTATTTCAGAAAATGAGGAGTGCGCTTCTGCCGCACACGAATTCTTGATGGATGAGGGCCATCATTCATCCGGGAAGATGAGAAAATCGCAGTCTTTAACATGGGCACAAATCTTCAGGGAGCtagacttcttctctgccaaaATACGGCAGAAGCCAACACCGCCCCAGACAATTCGTTATCGAAATGAAAAGATGAGCAGTGATCAAGCAGAGACCGAGCCAGAATCGGCCATGATGCTTGAATGCTACCTTCGATTAATCTCAAAGCTGGCCAGCGAAAGCGAGATAACCAGACAGTTTCTCCTTCACAATCCCAACTATAGCCTGGTTGAAACATTGTATGAACTCGCAAGCAGTCCCATCCCCCCGCGTTTACGCGGCTGTACCTTTATGGCTCTACGTGCTTTGATGGCACGAAAGTCGCTTCAGGAGGGCATTCTTATGTGGAATTGCCTCGATACCTGGATTACAGGAGGGTACGCTTCTCATCCAATCACTCGCCAAGCTCAGCAATCACCAATTGTCTCTATGGACCGTATCTTTGACGAGATTAGCAGTGGTTTTGAGGACCCCGAGTCTTTTATTCAACTCCTCCTTTCTCTTATATCTCCAGCCATCGATAGCAGTCCCCTCAATGATGGATTGCCGTTCCCTGAGAATCTCGGTTCAGCTTCCCGTATGCCTGGTATTGAGGTTTATGTCGACTTCGTGATGGGACTGGTTTTTGCTACCAAGGCAAATGACCTTCAAGATGTGAACCAAACTCGCGTTCTTCGCCTTAGCTGCCTAGAGTTTATCTTGGTCTGCCTCAACACATTCAACGAAGATCTTATTATCATGGCTAATGAAACAAACATCAACGTCGATGGAGTCATCGCAACTACCGACCTGGCAACCTATGTCCGCATGCATCCTTTTGCCAGAGTGATGGAATGGATGTTTAACGACAAAGTCATGGCTGCTCTATTCAACACAATCCATCAAGAGCCCGTAGATGTTGGGAATGCTGCACCGGACTCGCCCCTTATTCTTGGCATCTTACGTGCCGTCGAGGTTATTAGCAAGGTCCTTGACCTCCAAGCCACCTATCTCGAGCTTGTTCGGCCCATCATCAAACTCCAGTCAAACCAGCGCCGGCCTCCTGTATCGAACGCCGCATTTGCCTCATTTGAAGATGGCCTGGTAACTCGATTGAATCTTGTTGTTGACCTGGGCAACTACTGTGGCATCGGACACCCAGACCTTACTCTTGCATGCCTAAAGTTGCTCGAGAagatgtcttcttcgtcgaaAATTACTGCTGTCTGGTCAGGCTCTAATCGTCAAATGCACCGTAACAAGGCTATTGTGGCCTTGGAGGCAAACGGTGAACACGAAGCCATATCCCGATCATTTGTCTCGGAATTGATAACCCCTCTCGAAATTGGGCGTGAGGCAGACTCTCCAGCTTATGTCACCAAAATTTACATCCTCGACTTCCTATATCAATGCCTACAAGAGACGCCCCGCAAGCCGACGATTGCACACTTGCTTCTCGGCTTCAAGTGCGGCATTGACTCTCTGTCCGTGGATGTTAAGGGCGCTTTCGCTTCGAGAACTTCTCTCTTCCACACCTTGTTAAGACTACTCTTGGAGGCTCCCTCTGGCGATGCCCAAGGAATGCGACAGTGGCTCATCGCTATCAAATCACGTGTGATGCGCATTCTACACATCCTTTGGAGTTCGCCCCTATCTGCACCTGTTGTGGTCGAGGAACTTCGTGAGAATGAGATCCTCTTCCACCTTTTGTTGCGCGAAACAGTCATCAATCCTGATCTCTCCTGGGAAGGTGAGAATGTCGCCATGGTGCAGTTCCCTGTGACAGATGGTGCTGTGGCTTTAATCGACTTCTTGTCTCTCCGAAGTATGGGCTTGGAATACATTGCTATGGAGCTTTGTAGCATAGCTCAGAACCGTATGCCCAGCGTGAAGCGCCGCATCTTTGAGGCACTAAATGGTCAGATTATTGGAGAGGGAAACACACCTATACCGATTCCAACTATTTTCGACCTCTATGACTTCCTCCTCCCAGAGGGCGTTTGGGAGATCCCATTGCCCCCTCTTcaatactataaaaatatcGATCTCTCAGCCTGTCTAGAGAACGACGCGGACTCCAACCCAATCTACAATCTCGAGCGTGTTAAAGAAGTTCTGCTTCTGAAACGAggtgaagctcaaggatcgGGAGCATTGGTTGCAGCTCAGGATCTAGCTGCTATCGAACGCGAAGAGGGCATGATAATAGAATATCTTATTTCTTCAAATCGGCAGAAGCAGCTCACTACACAGAGCCTCAAGGTGCTGAAGACATGGACGAAACTTTTACTCGTTATGATCGAGTCGAACGACTTCAAGGGTTCAGCACAAACCTCTTTTTTCCTCCAGGCCCTACAATCGATTCTACCCAGCTTAGAAGCATTTGCTTCGGAACGGCCAGATGAGGCTTTCGAGCTTGCCCGGCTGGCCAAGGTCTTactcttcaagcttgaccTCTCAGCGTCAGCAGACGACAAGCAAGGCTCAGCCATTGGTAATCTCGTGAGTGACAAACTCTTTCAACTTTTCCAGATCTGCTTGCAAGCCATCGGCAAGTGGGCTGGAACCCCGGAGTTGAGATCCGTTTACTATGGTATCTGCTACCGCTACCTGACTGGCATGGCTGATCAAGGATCTCTGATCTCGAATCGTCCTAAGACTATCAAGACGATCCAAGTGTATGGTGAGCGCTTGATAAATGTTATCTGCGATGATGCCTACGGTGGTGAAGCTCAATGCCAGACAGCGGCATTGATCCTACTCAACGCTCTCGTAAGCCTAGGTCGTCAGGAGAGTGATGACCATGTCGTGGAGACTCTCAACCGACTCAATTTCATTGGTGTCATGGTGGATTCTTTGCGAAATATTATGCAAGAGTGGCATGAAGTCTTCACATCAGGTACGTTTTTGTTTGCTTCCTTGCCGAAACTACTGCTGACTCTTTCTTTCAGGCACCTCTGAGCAGCAGAATTACCAGAATGCTCGTCTTGCTTTactccttgagcttgcgcAGACACGATCTGGGGCCAAGTACATCATCCATTCCAACCTTTTCCGGTCACTTGAGGATTCAGGTCTCTTCGGAGCAGATCCCGAGCTTCAAATAAACAACACCAACCCTCGTGCTCTTGAGCAACACTATGGCCTTCTTGCCCAAGTCGTGCGCATTATCGGTGCCGCCCTTGTCTCTCGCGGTAGCCACAACGTGGTGCAGGGTCGCAAGTTCCTCACAGAGCATCGGATGCTCGTCACCCATACCCTTAAACGAAGCGCGGGTATCGGAAGCGGCAACGCGGATGAGGGCCTGGATCAAAATATTGAGGAGTTGGCTGAAGGGCTAATGGTTATCATCGCAGCGACACGGTTCCTTGAGGTAACGCTTGCTCACTCCCTGAGATACACAACCAAGCAACTAACAAACTTGCAGTTCGAGAATGAAGTCCTTCCTGAGCCAAAGCAGCAGAGCCACGGTCTCTTCCACTAAGCCAGTCtaagagaaggagaggcgccctagttataatttacGATGACATAAAGGAATGTGTGTCGAGATGGGATATAAGCTGTAGACTTAGGCGGCGTTGACAGGATAGCGTGGAATGGAATATGCGTTGAGTGTGGTTTAGTCTGTATCGGTGAGATAATCAATCACGTTAGTACCAGGACAAGACATGAAAAGCGACCTCCCTGTTGATTTTACCTGTTGTCAGTCTAAGCGCATGGTGGGATGGATATGCTTTGAACAAATGAATTGTGCATACTCTGACATCTCACAAGTCGGTTCAGAATCACTGCCTCAAATATTCGACACTTGAGGTCGGCACAAAGCAAATCAAATTGTATCAGAGGTCTAAAGTCTATGCGCCATATACTGTTGCCTAAACACCAAATGGTTAACTCTATGGATGAGTCTCTGTGTCCTTTCCATGGGTACGGCACGATACGTATATCCCTCACCAACCTAGTTACTCCGAGTGCGCCATTTCCTGAGCGACGCAACAACCGTAGTCGCGTATTAAATCAATGCAGTCCTATGTTCTCCTTATCCATGTAAATGCTGGGTATCTTTATCTGACGCCCCAAAGTGACCCGCCCGCCGTAACGTTAAAGAAGAAAACACTATATAAGCCATGAGGGCATGTGGCGGTTAGCACAGTCCCGTACCTGTGACGAGTTCCAAGTATCCACGGATTTCGATTAAACGGAGAGCCACGTAGCAACAACGACGGTGCATTAGAGCCAGCCATCAAACTCTGAACCAAGTGCTCAACTGCGCCATGAGTTCAGAGAATCGCAGCACTCGCCCATTGTAGATGTTTGTCGATCACATCAAGACAGCGTATTGGCCTTGCGCTTTCCTTTCCGTGTGGCAGTCATGAGCTTCAGTTCAAGGGGCCAGTATCCCTTGGTCTTGCTATTATAGCTCTCTCGAGGCTTCATGTCAAGTTTTTGACGGCACATGGGACACTTTCCTTTGGTGACGTCGACATGAAGAGACTGGTGCAAGCAAGAAGCACAATATAGATGACCTGGGGCTATGTTAGGATCTTACATGagtcttcttcaacaccagaaGCGAAATTACTCACCACAATGTGTGACTGTCAGGTTGGAGCAGTCGTCCATACAGATGACACATTGAAAGGCAGCAAGCTTGACGCGATCATCCTTTTCTGGCTTCCGGACTTCCTCGAACACTTCGTTGGTCTCGGTCAGATCGATGGTATCGAATTCGGGCTTGGCTTCAATGTCGATGGGGGAACGAGTAGGGCTTGTGCCGAATGGCTCTTCAACATCCATGTCTTTTCTAGTTGCGGGTGACTTTTTCTGTCTCGACGTGGGCCGCGAGGGGGCCGCGGGCGCAGCAGTCGTCGATGTTCGTCGTCGCTTACTCGCGTGCGCTGAACCAGTTCGAGCAGCCGCGGCTGTGGTACTCCGCCGAGTTGTGGGCGGCATAGCTTCGGAGAAGGAGCTTGCGGGGCTGTCAAAGAAGAGGTCGTTCTCCTCGAGGGAATCGAAAACAGGCAGTGATGCTTGAGATTCGCCAGTAGAGTTGCTAGCCGAGGAGAGCTGGGTTGTTGTTCGCTCAGGGCCGAAAGGGTGAAGGATGCAGTTGGTGGACGATAGTTCTCGTGGAGCAGCAGTGGCCGTTGTATTTGTAGTGGCGTTGGTGGATGCGGCGGTGTTGCGGAATGCACGATGCGGCGTGGAAGCCTGAACGGTTGATTGAAGGCTTACGCTATGGTACTGACTCGGCCGTGAATCGGGGTTCGTGAACGGTGGGTACGATGAGGGCGACGAAAAATCACCATCAGCAAGGTCGGCGAGAAAATTATCTTCGATTTCGGAAGCAAGGAGTGAGTTCTCTAAATCGGCGTTATGCAAAGACTCGGGGTGGTCATTTTCCCAGGAACCTATTGGCGGAAGCTCAATGtgtgttgatgatgcgcTCGCTGGTTCTCCCCAAGGTGATGTTTGGATATTCTGGGGTGGAGGGGAGTGGGAGGGCCTCGGCCGTTGGGTGGTTGCTAACGGGCTTGGAGTTCGATAAGTACGGAGGCGAGAGTTGGAAATCAATGGTGGCAAAGAGAAGTACGGTAGAGGTAAAgacgatgatgctgttgtctGGCGAATGTGGGAGCGGCTcgcaccaccaccaccactgttgcttctgctgctgcgattgccgctgctgccactggcactggcactggtAGTGGCACTGATTTCATCAATCTCCAAGTTGATTGTCCTCTGAGAACGCGAACGCGGTTGTGTATTTGGGTGTggagctccagctccagcaaaaTCAGGAGGTGACACTATCCTCGTGGTGGTTGACATGGAGATTGTGATCGGAGGAGAGTAATAGTCGTTTGCCGAGTTCAAAAACAAGTCCGCGTTGCCTATTTCAATCGGTTACAAAGGAACGTCAGGAGTTGACTTGCTACCGTGGAATCCGTGGGGACATTGGCTTCGGCTAGAGCGTAGCAGAAGCAAGAAGAGACAAAGGCAAGGCAATGCAAGAAAAGGAAACAGTGTCCAAAATAGTAGGTAGAGAAGTGAAGACGAGTTTTGAATTTCTAACCTTGCAACATATAAGAGAGTAGAGAATCCATATACAAGAATTCTTGCTCCATTGTTGGTGGGCGTCAATGTCACGGGAAGGGGAGAAATGGTACAAATAGCGTGGAGATGCACCATTCTTTAAACCACCCACTCACTGAACCCGGCCTGGCTTTGGGCGGGCCTCCTTGGGTTGAGCTTGGACTCGGGCTGTAGGATGTGAGTTGAAACCAGAAGCTTGGCTGGCTGagagtggaagaagggatGAAACAGCCCAGGTCAATACAAAGACACAAAGACGCGCGATATATCAAGAGCAGGGAGAGTAACAAGGGCTCTTTGTATCGCAAAGGACATCCCatgcagcagatgatggaagGGTAAAGAAGTCGGGGTCACCAAAAGGATGTCGGGCAACAGACAGTATGAGAAATAAATAACATCCATATAGACACACAGAATAACTCAACCGAACTCAAATGACCGGCTGCGGGAGCTGAGCCGAGCTGATGTGAATGGAAGTGACCGTGAGCCAACGAGGGGTCTCGGCCCTGTCAGTAGGAAGCCTCTTATTACCAGAAAACATCCATGCCTGCTGAGCAACCCTAGATTATCACCTACCTACTGTCTGGCATCCTCCCTAGGTATGTACCTAACCTTATCTTACCCACCTCATTCACTGTTGTCTAGGTACAGAGTATGGGCTTTAGCAAAACAAACATCATTCGCTCTCTTTGTCCACTCAACACAACCTCCACGTAGCAGCAGTCGATTTGACTGTTGACAGCCACAGTCAAAAGGCACCTGACTCTGGCGATATCGTCAGATATCGAGACTCGGATATGCATACTTTTTTCCAGTGTCATCATACCACCATCACTCGGACGATGGCGTTCGCGTTTGCCTTGGACAAGTTCGGGTCCCTGCATGATGCATATCGCAATAGGCCTCGACGATACATTTCAAGCGCGAGTGATACCAGAATTTGCTCAAGTCGATGTTTCCATTCAACACAACTCAATGAATACTGGTGCTCTGTGTTGCAAATCGTATTCATGGCAATTTCCATTGCTTTGTGGGGTGGGATACACGAGTCCAGGCGCCACCAAAACTCTTTCCAGCATCAGGAACCTTTAGCTGAACTGGGGACTCCTTCGAGGGATGAACGGGGATTCCCTCTAGTGTTTAGTCTCATATCCTGACTTTCAAGCTAACAAGCTTTCATCTTGATAACACAAGGGTAGGTTGAAAGGACATTTTCAAGCTGTTGTGGATGGTCTTGGTGAGTTTTACCACTCCATCGTTCAACTACAAGACAGCGTGAAGATACCCAAGCATTCATCGTACGAGATTCATATCTCCCATTATTAGCAGACAAGCCCTCTGAAGTGCTTTTTATACAGTACAACAACACCCATAGGTATCTTCAGGGACATCAAAACCAGTACTAAAGTCTAACCAGTAGTATGCATAACTTTTCGTACGCCAtactactaggtacctaaggaAAATTGCAAGATGTGCGACGTTTGTAGCAAATCACCACATGCAAAAAGATTTGGCCACTGCCTGGTACTTCAAGACACCATCGGTTATCATGCATTCTGCCATATCTCTTCTTTTACAAACCCTACCTCGCAAGCTTGCTTCAAACCATGCCCCTCCATCTTTTTAGACCCTCTAGACCCTTTGCATCCCATTCCCCACTCCTATCTGAAGCACATGGAAAAGACCCACCAAGAATGCACGGCGTCATCCACTTAACAGGGGTGTCACCTCACTAATTTGGTCAAGATTCATCCGAATGCCAAATTCATCATCTAGGGCTATCTCTTGCTTCTATCAAACCACAGCCTGGATATAGACGAAACACTACCGATACATCCTAGCGGATCAACTACAGTATCAGAAGCCGTGATGCTATCGTGCTGCACCTAAGTATGCTCATATCGGCTGCTGCTCAGCCGTTGCGCGGTTCCACGCCCAGCTTCATCCGAATTGCTCGACACCACGCTTTTCGTCGTCATGCTTTGCGCGCTCATGTCCGATGGCTGGCTGCTGCCGCCGACAACGTCAAATCGAACCCGAAGGGCACACTTGCACGTAAGAAAGGATGGATCATTCACAACCCTACCAGACTAACTTTATAGCAGTGCCCTCCGAAGCTCGATATAACGAGATAGGCGTCCAGCAACTCAGCTCTCACATATTTGATCAGATTTTCCCTGATGGTCTCAAACCTCCACCACAAGAGCTGGTCGAGTTATCGAGAGACCATCTAAGGCGCCATGACTTGCTTGGAAAGAATACCGATAAATCCGAACCCATAGCTTTCGATCTTCCCCCTCTCCAAGGGCGCACACTAGACGAACATTTTCACAAACTCGGACTAGATTGCGCCGAACCGTATCTGGCATATGCAAAAGAGTTCGCCCGCGCCAATCCACCACCAAAGCCTCGAAAATGGATACATCAAAGCGGTTGGACGAAATATTACCCCGATGGTCAGACCGAAAAAGTCGATGCtcctgatgaagagatgTTGTCGTTTGACACGGAAGTTATGTGGAAAGTCAGCCCCTTTGCTGTGATGGCCTGCGCTTCCAGCCCGACTGCCTGGTATGCGTGGCTTTCGCCGTGGCTGCTAATGGAGACCACCAATGATCGACAATTGATTCCATTAGGCGACCCGAATAAGGCCAAAATTATTGTTGGACACAACGTTGGCTTCGACCGAGCGCGGGTATTGGAGGAGTATAGTGTCAAGCAGACTCGAAATGCCTTTCTCGACACAATGTCGCTCCACGTCGCTGTAAACGGTATGTGCTCTCAACAGCGGCCTACCTGGATGAGACATAAAAAGAATCGAGAACTACGGGATCAAGTTGCGAGCAAGACTCCGGACCATGATTTAGCGGTATTGATGACCAGTGGTAtgcatgatgaagaagagctctGGGTTGAACGAAGTTCCGTTAACTCTCTCCGTGACGTCGCCAAGTTTCACCTCAATATTTCGATTGACAAAGCTCTTCGCGACGACTTCAGCGAATTGGACCGGGAAAGGATCCTGGAGAGACTAGACCAGCTTCTGGACTATTGCGCTGCCGACGTGTCAGTCACTCATCGTATTTACCAGATTGTTCTCCCCAACTTTCTAGAGACCTGTCCACACCCTGTCAGTTTCGCAGCCCTCCGGCACCTTTCGTCCGTCATTCTTCCTGTTGATAAGTCGTGGGATGCGTATATCACCAATGCCGAAGCTACCTACCACAAGCTCAATGACGCCGTTGAGGAACGACTTATTGGTCTTACTGATAAGGCGTTGGAGATCAAGGACGAGCCTGAGGCGTACACAAATGACCCCTGGATGCAGCAACTCGACTGGTCAGGTCAAGAGATCAAAATGGTCAAAGGCAAGCGGAAGCACGACCCCCCAAGACCTGCAGCTAGGCAGAAGAAACCGGGTATGCCCAAGTGGTACAAGGACCTGTTTCAATCCAACGATGCCCCTATCAACATCACTGTTCGAACGCGAATCGCTCCTCTGTTACTAAGACTAGCTTGGGACGGGCACCCGCTATTCTGGTCTGACAAATATGGTTGGTCATTTCGCGTACCACGAGTGGAAGCCTCGAAATATGCAGCCAAACAAATGGTCGAATGCAAGTTCGACGAGAAAGAGATCCATCTACGTGATGACCATGCCCATACCTACTTCAAACTCCCTCATAAGGATGGCCCGACGGCTCGCTGTGCGAACCCAATGGCAAAGGGCTATCTGGCTTACTTTGAGAGCGGCGTTTTGTCCTCCGAGTACTCATATGCTAAGGAGGCTTTGGAAATGAACGCATCATGTTCTTATTGGATCAGTGCAAGGGACCGCATCAAATCTCAAATGGTTATCTATCAAGAGGACCTTCCGCATGACATGCAAGCTGAGACTGGGCACGAAGGCGAGAAGCCCAGTACTAACGGCTTTATCTTACCACAAATCATCCCAATGGGTACTATAACTCGCAGAGCAGTGGAGAATACCTGGCTTACCGCTAGTAATGCCAAGAAGAATCGAGTGGGCTCTGAGCTCAAGGCAATGGTGAAGGCGCCTGAAGGCTACTGCTTTGTGGGAGCAGATGTTGATTCGGAGGAGCTTTGGATTGCCAGCCTTGTCGGCGACGCAACCTTCAAGCTTCACGGCGGAAATGCTGTTGGGTTCATGACCTTGGAAGGCACAAAGGCTGCCGGCACCGATCTTCATTCGCGAACCGCTTCGATTCTTGGCATTACCAGGAACGATGCCAAAGTTTTCAATTATGGTCGGATCTATGGCGCTGGCCTGAAGTTCGCAGCGACTTTGTTACGGCAGTTTAACCCCAATCTGTCGGAAAAGGAGACACTGGAGACGGCTTCGAAACTATATGCCAATACTAAAggcaccaagaccaaccgCAAGGTGCTCTACAAACGACCCTTTTGGAGAGGCGGCACCGAGTCATTTGTCTTCAACAAGTTAGAAGAATTCGCCGAGCAAGACAAGGCAAGGACGCCAGTATTGGGAGCTGGCATCACTGAAGCTCTTATGGGACGATACATCAGCAAAGGTGGTTATCTAACATCGAGAATCAACTGGGCTATCCAATCATCAGGTGTTGACTACCTCCATCTGCTCATCGTTTCCATGGACTACCTGATCCGCAGGTTCAACATTGATGCTCGGCTTGCTATCACAGTTCACGACGAAATTCGCTATCTAGTCAAGGATACGGACAAATACCGCACTGCACTTGCTCTGCAGGTCGCCAACCTGTGGACCCGTGCCATGTTCTCTCAGCAGGTCGGCATTGAGGACCTTCCTCAGTCATGTGCTTATTTCTCTGCTGTGGACATTGACCATGTGTTGCGCAAAGAAGTGGACATGGAGTGCATCACGCCGAGCCACCCAACCCCTATTTCCCCTGGAGAAAGTATGGACATTAGCACACTTCTGGAGAAGGGAGAAATTGCAAGACTAGATCCTGATATCGTTCCGGATGCAAAGCATGCTCCCAGACTAGATCAGATCGAGTATACTCCCCGAGTACCTATTATGCAGGGTATTCAGGAGTCAGCACAAGAAACAATCCCCTTCCTCAAGGCCCAAATCGTCAGCGACGACGCAGAACTTCGAGAAATTGTCAAAGACGTCCAGAAAGCCAAACTAGCTGCAGCGCCGAAGAAAGACAAGCCGTTAAGTAGGAGAGAATTGCAGAGTGTGTTACCTTACAGAGCATACCCGAGACTGGTTCCGATGGAAGAACCTGTCTCTGTATCGGAGGCCCTGAAAGTCAAACCCGACGCCTACGAGAACAGAAAAATGACATGGCCGAAATACTCGGGCAAGAGCTGGAGCCAAAACTCGAGGATGTAAACCCACCCACGCCGGTGAGGCAACTCAGGAGAGCGTAGTTGTATATTCCTTTCGTAAATTTTGTTTGGCGATGTATTATAGTTACTCATGCGGAGACGTCTATTTGGTTGTATGAATATGTATGATTGCATCTAGGTCTGGGTCTGGTGTTTAGTGTTGGGTTGGGTTTGGGGGGTCTGAGGATGGGTTTCAGGGGCGTTTAGCGAAAACGAAAAGGTCGGGGCTGCTGTACTATGTATATCTGCAAACCATATGTGCAACTTTTTGCGTTAAGCTTTAATTGTCATGTTAGTTGATACCATAGATTGCTTTACTGAAATGTTGCTTCGCCATATTGCTTGCCGACTTCATATTGAAGCTACAGAAGGTAGACACTAACTAAGGGTGACCGGGTGAAGGCTTGGCGATGGAAGGATCAAAGATTGACCCCTGTAGCACATCAAACGCCTCGTGTTGGGTAATGTGTATTACTGGTATTGGCTTGATTATCCTGGGCACGAAGAGGCTAGGCAGAGCCTCACTTGAATGTTCTCATAAATCCATCAGCCTGGACATGACAGTCGAAAACCAGGGCCTCATTTATATGCACTTGAATCACACAGGGTGTGGTTGCCTCTCTTGAGCCTCCAAATTGAGTGGAAAACAAGCTCATGTCTAAAAGCGTGATGACGAAAGTGTCCCGCGCTAAGTGGGAAAGGTCTCCACTAAAGGCTCCTCGTCATCCCTCATCGCATGTTTGGCTTTCCTTATGTGTTCCTTCATCAATCTCATTTCAACGAGATCACAAAGAAGCTGTACATCGATCAGGGGAGGTTTACCCCTTCCGATTATTTCTCTCATTGACTTGCTTCTCTGAATCTTTCTTGCGCCCCCAATATTATTCACTTCTTGTGCTGTCTTCACAACGCTAGACCTGTCACGAGCCGAACGATCGACCCCTCAGTAACTAGGTATAGCTTGTCAAACTTCTCGGACCGTTTCGATCGAGCTAGTATAAGACGAATACTATCGATCGCTGCATAGCAGTTACTGGGAAAGAACACTGCACATTTGTTGTTCATTCAGCATCATGGTGTCCGTCGACGAAGCTATTGAAAGACTCAAGGAGACTCGGCCCCCGGCCACAGACGCCTTGACATACCTCACCATAGTCGAAACGAATCTATCCCCCGAAGTTCTCCCAACTCTAGAGGAGATTCTCGAAGATGCTGAGCTTACGCGCGATATTGGCTGGGACCTCGTGGAGATGCTGATCTCCGTCCCTGGTAGCCAAGGTTGCCTCGAGACCGTTGCCCGCCTTGGGAACCCCCGCGAGGTCATTATCAAGGTGCTCGAAGTGCTTGACTCCAAGGCCGAATCTTCTGAGGCTGGTGATGCCTCTGCGAGCGCAAGTTTCATCACTCTGGTTGGCATGCTGGGCATCCTCCATAGAAGACTGCAGGTCAAGGCACCATC is part of the Fusarium fujikuroi IMI 58289 draft genome, chromosome FFUJ_chr07 genome and encodes:
- a CDS encoding probable DNA polymerase gamma, whose translation is MLISAAAQPLRGSTPSFIRIARHHAFRRHALRAHVRWLAAAADNVKSNPKGTLALPSEARYNEIGVQQLSSHIFDQIFPDGLKPPPQELVELSRDHLRRHDLLGKNTDKSEPIAFDLPPLQGRTLDEHFHKLGLDCAEPYLAYAKEFARANPPPKPRKWIHQSGWTKYYPDGQTEKVDAPDEEMLSFDTEVMWKVSPFAVMACASSPTAWYAWLSPWLLMETTNDRQLIPLGDPNKAKIIVGHNVGFDRARVLEEYSVKQTRNAFLDTMSLHVAVNGMCSQQRPTWMRHKKNRELRDQVASKTPDHDLAVLMTSGMHDEEELWVERSSVNSLRDVAKFHLNISIDKALRDDFSELDRERILERLDQLLDYCAADVSVTHRIYQIVLPNFLETCPHPVSFAALRHLSSVILPVDKSWDAYITNAEATYHKLNDAVEERLIGLTDKALEIKDEPEAYTNDPWMQQLDWSGQEIKMVKGKRKHDPPRPAARQKKPGMPKWYKDLFQSNDAPINITVRTRIAPLLLRLAWDGHPLFWSDKYGWSFRVPRVEASKYAAKQMVECKFDEKEIHLRDDHAHTYFKLPHKDGPTARCANPMAKGYLAYFESGVLSSEYSYAKEALEMNASCSYWISARDRIKSQMVIYQEDLPHDMQAETGHEGEKPSTNGFILPQIIPMGTITRRAVENTWLTASNAKKNRVGSELKAMVKAPEGYCFVGADVDSEELWIASLVGDATFKLHGGNAVGFMTLEGTKAAGTDLHSRTASILGITRNDAKVFNYGRIYGAGLKFAATLLRQFNPNLSEKETLETASKLYANTKGTKTNRKVLYKRPFWRGGTESFVFNKLEEFAEQDKARTPVLGAGITEALMGRYISKGGYLTSRINWAIQSSGVDYLHLLIVSMDYLIRRFNIDARLAITVHDEIRYLVKDTDKYRTALALQVANLWTRAMFSQQVGIEDLPQSCAYFSAVDIDHVLRKEVDMECITPSHPTPISPGESMDISTLLEKGEIARLDPDIVPDAKHAPRLDQIEYTPRVPIMQGIQESAQETIPFLKAQIVSDDAELREIVKDVQKAKLAAAPKKDKPLSRRELQSVLPYRAYPRLVPMEEPVSVSEALKVKPDAYENRKMTWPKYSGKSWSQNSRM